The Mesorhizobium opportunistum WSM2075 DNA window CCCAGAACGGACGTCAATTCCGCCTCAAGGGCAAGGGCATGCCAGTGCTGCGCCAGCCCAATGTCGGCGACCTCTACATCCAGACCGCGGTCGAGACGCCGCAGAACCTGTCGCGCCGCCAGCGCGAACTGCTGGAGGAGTTCGAACAACTCTCCTCGCAGGACAATTCGCCCCAATCGAGCGGCTTTTTTGCCCGCATGAAGGATTTCTTCGAGTCCTTCGGCGAGCGTTGATAGGCGACAAAAGCTATCTTATCCACGCCATGCGTGTTGCGGCGCCTTGCCTTGCGCCGCTCAGGTGTTAAGTAGCTTGCGAGGGAAGCGCTGAGGAGAGCTTGCATGACACGTGGTCCCGGACTGCGGAAGGCGCTGGCCGAAAAGTTCGACGACGAGCTCAAATTCTTCAAGGGCTGGATCGACAAGCCGAAGACGGTCGGCTCGATCGTTCCGACCAGTTCGATCACCGCCCGCAAGATGGCCTCGATCGTCAATCCCAAGTCCGGCCTGCCGGTGCTCGAGGTCGGCCCAGGCACCGGCGTCATCACCCGCGCCATCCTCGCCCAGGGCGTGCGTCCCGAAAACCTCTACGCGGTCGAATATTCCACCGATTTCGTGCGCCATTTGCGCCAGCTCTATCCCGGGGTCAACGTCATCGAGGGTGACGCCTTCAACCTCAACGCCACGCTTGGCGAGAGGAGCGGGATGATCTTCGATTCCGTCGTTTCCGGCGTGCCGTTGCTCAACTTCCCGGTCGCCCAGCGCATCGCCTATATCGAGAGCCTGCTCGACCGCATCCCGGCGGGCCGCCCGATCGTGCAGCTGACCTACGGCCCGATGTCGCCGATCCCGGCCGGGCGTGGCGACTACACGGTCAAGCATTTCGATTTCATCTTCCGCAACATCCCGCCGACGCAGCTGTGGATCTACCGAAGGGAAGGATAGGGGAATAGGCAGTAGGGAATAGTCAGGAATTGCTCATCTCCTACTGCCTATTCCCCACTGCCTACTCCCTTTGCGAAGCAATGGCAGTGATCCCGAAAATTCTCGTCTTCGCCGGCTCGGTGCGCGGCGGCGCCTATAGCGGCAGGACCGCCGACGTGGCGCAGAAGGAACTTGCGGTGCAGGGCGCCGAAGTGACGCGCATTTCGCTCGGCGACTATCCCCTGCCGATCCTCGACGAAGATCTGGAGAAGGAAAAGGGCGTTCCCGAAAATGCCGTCAGGCTCGGCCGCCTGATCATCGCGCATGACGGGCTGCTGATCGCCACGCCGGAATATAACGGCTCTATCCCGCCGCTGCTCAAGAACACGATCGACTGGGTGAGCCGCGTGCGCAGGGACAATAGCCGGCCGGTCAGGCCGCTTGCCGGCAAGGTTGTCGGCCTATGCTCGTCGTCCAATGGTCATTTTGCCGGCATCCGCTGCATCAACCATCTGCGCGCCGTACTGGTGCGCTGCCAGATGGAGGTGGTGACGCCGGAATGCTCGGTGCCGGAGGGCGGCGACGCCTTCGGCGAGGACGGCCATTTCCGTGACGAAAGACTGCACACATCGATGGAGCATCTATGCCGCACGCTGATCGAAACCTCGCGCATGCTGTCCACCCGGATCGAAGCGTGACCGCCGTATCCATGCAGGCTAAAACCATGCAGGCCAAATCCATTCAGGAAAGATTGATTGTCGGCCTCGACGTGCCAACGCTAAAAGAGGCCGAACAGGCGGTGCGCGAGCTGGATGGCGTCGTCTCCTTCTACAAGATCGGCTATCAGCTGGCCTTCGCCGGCGGGCTCGACTTCGCCAGGGAACTGGCCAGCGGCGGGGCAAAAGTCTTCCTCGACATGAAGCTGCTCGACATCGACCACACGGTGGCCAAGGGTGTCGAGAACATCGTCAGGATGGGCATGACCATGCTGACCATCCACGCCTATCCCAAAGCGATGCAGGCGGCAGTGGAAGCGGCACGCGGCAGTGACCTTTGTCTTCTCGCCGTCAGCGTGCTGACCTCGATGGACGAGCAGGACGTGATCGACGCCGGCTATGAATACGACCCGCACACACTGGTGCTCAGGCGCGCCGAACAGGCGCTGCATGCCGGCATGGGCGGCGTCGTCTGCTCGGCCGAAGAGGCTGAAGCGGTGCGCCGCATCGTCGGGCCCAACATGGCGGTGGTGACGCCGGGAATACGGCCGGCGGGCAGTGAACATGGCGATCAGA harbors:
- the pmtA gene encoding phospholipid N-methyltransferase PmtA, which codes for MTRGPGLRKALAEKFDDELKFFKGWIDKPKTVGSIVPTSSITARKMASIVNPKSGLPVLEVGPGTGVITRAILAQGVRPENLYAVEYSTDFVRHLRQLYPGVNVIEGDAFNLNATLGERSGMIFDSVVSGVPLLNFPVAQRIAYIESLLDRIPAGRPIVQLTYGPMSPIPAGRGDYTVKHFDFIFRNIPPTQLWIYRREG
- a CDS encoding NADPH-dependent FMN reductase, with protein sequence MAVIPKILVFAGSVRGGAYSGRTADVAQKELAVQGAEVTRISLGDYPLPILDEDLEKEKGVPENAVRLGRLIIAHDGLLIATPEYNGSIPPLLKNTIDWVSRVRRDNSRPVRPLAGKVVGLCSSSNGHFAGIRCINHLRAVLVRCQMEVVTPECSVPEGGDAFGEDGHFRDERLHTSMEHLCRTLIETSRMLSTRIEA
- the pyrF gene encoding orotidine-5'-phosphate decarboxylase yields the protein MQAKTMQAKSIQERLIVGLDVPTLKEAEQAVRELDGVVSFYKIGYQLAFAGGLDFARELASGGAKVFLDMKLLDIDHTVAKGVENIVRMGMTMLTIHAYPKAMQAAVEAARGSDLCLLAVSVLTSMDEQDVIDAGYEYDPHTLVLRRAEQALHAGMGGVVCSAEEAEAVRRIVGPNMAVVTPGIRPAGSEHGDQKRVVTPAQAIRNGSSHLVVGRPIVAAGDRRAAAEAILEEMRSA